Proteins co-encoded in one Conger conger chromosome 4, fConCon1.1, whole genome shotgun sequence genomic window:
- the LOC133125889 gene encoding somatomedin-B and thrombospondin type-1 domain-containing protein isoform X1 yields MRGLSAGRVCLALLAALLGTCRLAEGGCQGKCCQGSDRSCTVTDWRMDRVFGTCYCDDTCQRTKDCCFDYPTVCPAVGVIHSERIQPFTSSKRFNIFHGLQLMVKITQAQPCVVSQWSHWSGCVEKCRQAMRVRRRQVEQQARNSPYICPPLEERAGCMDYVNHQGEHCAPGPALITAAEFGAKRPKYDMYGEPLDPGYCVEFKMEWLSPYCAVENRHHTRWMQYLREGYTVCVACQPPAMNNHSHGCQGDGTATDRDSLLQWQAVGSPRCRGTWKKLQRQERCGCPQVHSFVFI; encoded by the exons ATGAGGGGATTATCTGCAGGGCGCGTTTGCCTGGCGCTGTTGGCGGCTCTGCTGGGTACGTGCCGCTTGGCTGAGGGAGGGTGCCAGGGGAAATGCTGCCAGGGCTCGGATCGCTCCTGTACCGTCACGGACTGGAGGATGGACCGCGTCTTCGGGACCTGCTACTGCGACGACACCTGCCAGAGGACCAAGGACTGCTGCTTCGACTACCCCACCGTGTGCCCAg CAGTCGGAGTGATTCACTCGGAAAGAATACAGCCATTCACCTCATCAAAACGATTCAACATATTTCATGGTTTGCAACTCATGGTGAAGATAACACAAG ctcagcCCTGTGTGGTGAGCCAGTGGAGCCACTGGAGCGGATGTGTTGAGAAGTGCCGGCAGGCTATGCGAGTGCGCCGAAGGCAGGTCGAGCAGCAGGCCCGAAACAGCCCTTACATCTGCCCCCCACTGGAGGAACGGGCTGGCTGCATGGACTACGTCAACCACCAGGGAGAGCACTGCGCACCAG GTCCTGCTTTGATAACTGCAGCAGAGTTTGGCGCTAAAAGACCTAAATATGATATGTATGGAGAACCACTGGACCCTGG GTACTGTGTGGAGTTCAAGATGGAGTGGCTGTCCCCTTACTGCGCGGTGGAGAACCGCCACCACACGCGCTGGATGCAGTACCTGCGGGAGGGATACACCGTGTGTGTGGCCTGCCAACCCCCGGCCATGAACAACCACAGCCACGGCTGCCAAGGAGACGGCACCGCCACTGACAG GGACTCGCTGCTCCAGTGGCAGGCTGTGGGGAGCCCGAGGTGCCGGGGGACCTGGAAGAAGCTGCAGAGGCAGGAGCGCTGTGGCTGCCCACAGGTGCACAGCTTCGTCTTCATCTGA
- the LOC133125889 gene encoding somatomedin-B and thrombospondin type-1 domain-containing protein isoform X2, protein MRGLSAGRVCLALLAALLGTCRLAEGGCQGKCCQGSDRSCTVTDWRMDRVFGTCYCDDTCQRTKDCCFDYPTVCPAQPCVVSQWSHWSGCVEKCRQAMRVRRRQVEQQARNSPYICPPLEERAGCMDYVNHQGEHCAPGPALITAAEFGAKRPKYDMYGEPLDPGYCVEFKMEWLSPYCAVENRHHTRWMQYLREGYTVCVACQPPAMNNHSHGCQGDGTATDRDSLLQWQAVGSPRCRGTWKKLQRQERCGCPQVHSFVFI, encoded by the exons ATGAGGGGATTATCTGCAGGGCGCGTTTGCCTGGCGCTGTTGGCGGCTCTGCTGGGTACGTGCCGCTTGGCTGAGGGAGGGTGCCAGGGGAAATGCTGCCAGGGCTCGGATCGCTCCTGTACCGTCACGGACTGGAGGATGGACCGCGTCTTCGGGACCTGCTACTGCGACGACACCTGCCAGAGGACCAAGGACTGCTGCTTCGACTACCCCACCGTGTGCCCAg ctcagcCCTGTGTGGTGAGCCAGTGGAGCCACTGGAGCGGATGTGTTGAGAAGTGCCGGCAGGCTATGCGAGTGCGCCGAAGGCAGGTCGAGCAGCAGGCCCGAAACAGCCCTTACATCTGCCCCCCACTGGAGGAACGGGCTGGCTGCATGGACTACGTCAACCACCAGGGAGAGCACTGCGCACCAG GTCCTGCTTTGATAACTGCAGCAGAGTTTGGCGCTAAAAGACCTAAATATGATATGTATGGAGAACCACTGGACCCTGG GTACTGTGTGGAGTTCAAGATGGAGTGGCTGTCCCCTTACTGCGCGGTGGAGAACCGCCACCACACGCGCTGGATGCAGTACCTGCGGGAGGGATACACCGTGTGTGTGGCCTGCCAACCCCCGGCCATGAACAACCACAGCCACGGCTGCCAAGGAGACGGCACCGCCACTGACAG GGACTCGCTGCTCCAGTGGCAGGCTGTGGGGAGCCCGAGGTGCCGGGGGACCTGGAAGAAGCTGCAGAGGCAGGAGCGCTGTGGCTGCCCACAGGTGCACAGCTTCGTCTTCATCTGA